A stretch of the Streptococcus suis genome encodes the following:
- a CDS encoding aminotransferase, producing MKLPRFGVEEWLNVHEKNAKYDIAGVSIKSLSLDELFELTNTSAATFYKELGKTKLDYGWIEGSPGFKKSVSQLYRTIEPEHILQTNGATGANFLALFSLIEPGDHIISLYPTYQQLYDIPKSLGAELEYWQIKEELNWLPDLDDLRQLIRPQTKMICLNNANNPTGAVMDDVFLKEVATIAASVGAYVLVDEIYTSFSENNNSSIVDLYENGIAVNSLSKTYSLAGIRIGWVAANDKVISILRDYRDYTLICAGVFDDMVAQLALENRQAILKRNHRIIHENLSILDHWVSMQPRASYIKPAFVSTSFVKLDVPIPIEEFSLNLLEKYGVLVVPGSRFEKEGYVRIGYACDQETLKKGLELLGNALAAYDKSH from the coding sequence ATGAAATTACCACGTTTTGGGGTTGAAGAATGGCTGAATGTCCATGAAAAAAATGCAAAATATGATATCGCAGGAGTTTCCATCAAATCATTATCCTTAGATGAACTTTTTGAGTTGACAAATACTTCTGCAGCGACATTTTATAAGGAACTGGGAAAGACAAAATTGGATTATGGCTGGATTGAGGGGTCTCCAGGGTTTAAGAAATCGGTCAGTCAACTCTATCGTACAATCGAACCAGAACATATCTTACAGACAAATGGTGCTACTGGAGCAAATTTTCTAGCCCTCTTTAGTCTAATTGAACCAGGTGATCATATTATTTCGCTCTATCCCACTTACCAACAGCTCTATGATATTCCAAAATCACTAGGTGCAGAGCTTGAATACTGGCAGATCAAAGAAGAATTGAATTGGTTACCAGATTTAGATGATTTACGTCAATTAATTCGCCCTCAGACAAAGATGATTTGTTTAAATAATGCCAATAATCCTACGGGTGCGGTAATGGATGATGTTTTCCTAAAAGAAGTGGCTACGATTGCGGCCAGTGTTGGTGCCTATGTACTAGTCGATGAAATTTACACATCGTTTTCAGAAAACAACAATTCTTCCATTGTAGACCTGTATGAAAATGGCATAGCAGTCAACAGTTTGTCCAAAACCTACTCCTTAGCAGGTATTCGTATTGGCTGGGTCGCTGCAAATGATAAGGTCATTTCCATTTTACGTGATTATAGGGATTACACTTTGATTTGCGCAGGTGTATTCGATGATATGGTGGCTCAGCTTGCTTTGGAAAATCGCCAGGCAATTTTGAAAAGAAACCACCGCATTATCCACGAAAATCTATCAATTTTGGACCATTGGGTATCTATGCAACCTAGGGCATCCTATATAAAACCTGCTTTTGTCTCAACCTCCTTTGTCAAATTGGATGTTCCCATTCCGATTGAAGAATTTTCTTTGAACCTATTAGAAAAATATGGGGTATTGGTTGTACCTGGAAGTCGATTTGAAAAAGAGGGCTATGTTCGCATTGGTTATGCCTGTGACCAAGAGACACTGAAAAAAGGATTGGAGCTATTAGGAAATGCTTTAGCAGCATACGACAAAAGTCATTGA
- a CDS encoding ABC transporter ATP-binding protein, whose product MTVLDVQHVQKIYSSRFKAGQLEALKDIHFTVEEGEYVAIMGESGSGKSTLLNILATLDKPTRGKVLLNGLDTQSIKSKEAAAFRREKLGFVFQDFNLLDTLSVKDNVLLPLVLSRYPIDEMNKRLVHTLNSLEIGTLQEKMPYEISGGQQQRVAVARAIITRPEILLADEPTGALDSKSSATLLDIFEQINQQGQTILMVTHSTAAASRAKRVLFIKDGILYNQIYRGERTSQEMFQLISDTLTLMANRGE is encoded by the coding sequence ATGACTGTCTTAGATGTTCAGCATGTGCAAAAGATTTATAGTTCACGCTTTAAGGCGGGGCAATTAGAGGCCTTAAAAGATATTCATTTTACTGTAGAAGAGGGAGAATATGTCGCTATCATGGGTGAGTCTGGCTCAGGGAAATCGACCTTGCTCAATATTTTGGCCACCCTCGATAAGCCAACGCGAGGTAAGGTTTTGCTGAACGGTTTGGATACACAGTCTATCAAGAGTAAGGAAGCAGCAGCCTTTCGTCGGGAGAAATTGGGCTTTGTGTTCCAGGACTTTAACCTCTTGGATACCTTATCTGTCAAGGACAATGTTCTCCTGCCATTAGTTCTTTCTCGCTATCCGATAGATGAGATGAACAAGCGTTTGGTACATACACTCAATAGTCTTGAAATTGGGACCTTGCAGGAGAAAATGCCATACGAAATCTCTGGTGGTCAGCAACAACGAGTTGCGGTGGCGCGTGCCATTATCACACGACCAGAAATTCTTCTAGCAGATGAGCCGACTGGTGCCTTAGATTCCAAATCGTCAGCAACCTTGCTGGATATTTTTGAACAAATTAATCAGCAGGGGCAAACAATTCTGATGGTAACCCATTCGACAGCTGCAGCAAGTCGGGCAAAACGGGTTTTATTTATCAAAGATGGTATTCTCTATAACCAAATCTACCGAGGTGAGCGGACCAGTCAAGAGATGTTTCAGTTGATATCAGATACTCTGACTCTTATGGCGAATCGAGGTGAGTAG
- the manA gene encoding mannose-6-phosphate isomerase, class I: MEPLFLTPVMHEKIWGGQRLKTNYHYDIPSEKTGECWAISAHPNGVTIVSNGQYKGRGLDDLYQNEKHLFGNPTDNVFPLLTKILDADDWLSVQVHPDDSYGLAHEGELGKTECWYILEAEDGAEIIYGHKAQSKEELRQQIEAGDWDKLLTHVPVKKGDFFFVPSGTMHAIGKGIMILETQQSSDTTYRVYDFDRRDDAGNLRELHIEKSIDVLTIGPVANSTPAKLKIDHLDSTVLVANPFFTVYKWDIHQEIKMGQTVPYLLVSVIEGEGAIQVGETSYPLQKGTHFILPADVSDWTFTGQMELIASHAN, from the coding sequence ATGGAACCCTTGTTTCTCACACCTGTAATGCACGAAAAAATTTGGGGTGGTCAACGCCTGAAAACCAACTACCACTACGATATTCCTAGTGAAAAGACTGGTGAATGTTGGGCTATATCTGCCCACCCAAACGGCGTAACAATAGTCTCAAATGGTCAATATAAAGGAAGAGGACTGGATGACCTCTATCAGAATGAAAAACATTTATTTGGCAATCCCACAGATAATGTCTTTCCATTATTAACCAAAATCCTTGATGCAGACGATTGGCTTAGCGTCCAAGTCCATCCCGATGATAGCTATGGCTTGGCTCACGAAGGTGAATTGGGCAAGACAGAATGTTGGTACATTTTAGAAGCTGAGGACGGAGCTGAAATCATTTATGGCCACAAAGCCCAATCCAAAGAAGAACTCCGCCAGCAAATCGAAGCTGGAGATTGGGACAAGCTGTTGACCCATGTACCCGTCAAAAAGGGTGATTTCTTCTTTGTACCAAGCGGAACCATGCACGCCATCGGTAAAGGTATCATGATACTAGAAACCCAACAATCTAGCGATACAACCTACCGTGTCTATGACTTTGATCGCCGTGATGATGCAGGCAACCTCCGTGAACTACACATTGAAAAATCGATTGATGTGCTGACAATTGGTCCAGTTGCCAATTCAACACCTGCCAAGCTTAAAATCGATCATCTTGATTCGACCGTCTTAGTAGCAAATCCGTTTTTTACAGTCTATAAATGGGATATTCATCAAGAAATCAAAATGGGACAGACCGTTCCTTACCTGCTTGTCAGTGTCATCGAAGGGGAAGGTGCCATCCAAGTCGGTGAAACCAGCTATCCACTTCAAAAAGGTACCCACTTTATCTTACCAGCCGATGTATCAGACTGGACCTTTACAGGTCAAATGGAATTAATAGCTAGTCACGCAAACTAA
- a CDS encoding DNA-binding response regulator: MQKIFLVEDDKTISQLVAKNLTNWGYQVQEVKDFQTILKQIDDFQPHLIILDISLPFFNGYYWCQEIRKTSRVPIMFLSSHDQPMDIVMAINMGADDFVTKPFEMTVLLAKIQGLLRRTYDFVGEQSLLWFEQVALDLKTMQVSYTEAVEELTRNEFQILRVLFEHGKEVVSREALMRELWNSDIFVDDNTLSVNIARLRKKLTELGLPDLIATKKGVGYGLVWIHE; this comes from the coding sequence ATGCAGAAGATTTTTCTAGTAGAAGATGATAAAACCATTAGCCAATTGGTCGCTAAAAACTTGACGAACTGGGGGTATCAGGTCCAAGAAGTAAAGGATTTTCAGACGATTTTGAAGCAAATCGACGATTTTCAACCTCACTTGATTATACTTGATATCAGTCTTCCTTTCTTTAACGGCTATTATTGGTGTCAGGAAATCCGTAAGACCTCTCGTGTCCCCATCATGTTTTTGTCTTCGCATGATCAGCCGATGGATATTGTCATGGCGATTAATATGGGAGCGGATGACTTTGTGACCAAACCCTTTGAAATGACAGTGCTTTTGGCAAAAATACAAGGACTTTTGAGAAGAACCTATGATTTTGTTGGTGAGCAGAGTTTACTCTGGTTTGAACAGGTTGCACTTGATTTAAAAACTATGCAGGTCTCCTATACAGAAGCTGTTGAAGAATTGACTCGTAATGAATTTCAGATTTTACGAGTACTTTTTGAGCATGGCAAAGAAGTCGTTAGCCGCGAGGCATTGATGCGTGAGTTGTGGAACAGTGATATCTTTGTCGATGATAATACTTTATCAGTAAATATTGCCCGATTGCGCAAAAAATTGACAGAATTGGGCTTGCCTGACCTCATTGCGACCAAGAAAGGAGTTGGCTACGGCCTAGTGTGGATACATGAATAA
- a CDS encoding prolipoprotein diacylglyceryl transferase — translation MDPVAITLGPLEIRWYAVCILLGLMLGVYLAVKEAPRKKILQDDIMDFILIAFPLSIIGARIYYVAFSWSDYKDDILSVFAIWNGGIAIYGGLITGAIILYFFTQYRFIKTLDFLDVVAPSVMLAQAIGRWGNFFNQEAYGKAVDSLNYLPRFIRDQMYIDGAYRQPTFLFESLWNLLGFVVICILRRRPKLLKQGEITAFYLIWYGCGRLLIEGLRTDSLMFLGIRVSQWLSGILILVGIIMVVLRRRKATIPFYQS, via the coding sequence ATGGATCCAGTTGCAATTACATTAGGCCCCCTAGAGATTCGTTGGTATGCCGTCTGTATTTTACTTGGTTTAATGCTCGGAGTTTACTTAGCAGTAAAAGAGGCTCCACGCAAGAAAATCCTTCAAGATGATATTATGGATTTTATCTTGATTGCCTTTCCACTTTCCATTATTGGAGCGAGAATATATTACGTTGCCTTTTCTTGGAGCGACTATAAAGACGATATCTTATCCGTTTTTGCTATTTGGAATGGCGGAATCGCTATCTATGGTGGTTTGATTACGGGAGCCATCATCTTGTATTTCTTTACACAGTACCGCTTTATCAAAACTCTAGATTTTCTAGATGTCGTTGCGCCATCGGTCATGTTGGCTCAAGCGATTGGTCGTTGGGGAAATTTCTTTAACCAAGAAGCTTATGGTAAAGCTGTTGATAGCCTAAATTATTTACCAAGATTCATACGTGATCAGATGTATATAGACGGTGCTTATCGTCAACCAACCTTCCTATTTGAATCGTTGTGGAACTTATTGGGATTTGTAGTGATTTGTATATTACGCAGACGTCCTAAACTTCTCAAACAGGGAGAAATCACAGCTTTCTATCTCATTTGGTATGGTTGTGGTCGTCTCTTAATTGAAGGATTGCGGACGGATAGTCTCATGTTCTTGGGCATACGCGTCTCACAATGGTTGTCTGGAATCTTAATCCTCGTTGGTATTATCATGGTTGTACTACGGAGGAGAAAGGCAACTATTCCGTTCTATCAATCATAA
- a CDS encoding YtxH domain-containing protein: MVRKSSSVLTSLLLGAAGGAAAAAFLASKTGKVVKKKVVNFANDYKENHDEINADFVNKAQDLGKQASERFTEVKTQLETGELKVEDLVKSGKEKSLETFEQIKEKIAEQNLSTADILDAIKAKTAKAPTVDVTADDIEDAVVVSEDIEIDIDSVVVEPTVEEVTEAPTNDSEESHNL; the protein is encoded by the coding sequence ATGGTAAGAAAATCTAGTAGTGTACTAACCAGTCTCTTATTGGGAGCAGCAGGAGGTGCAGCAGCAGCTGCATTTCTAGCAAGCAAAACTGGTAAAGTAGTCAAAAAAAAGGTAGTCAATTTTGCAAATGATTATAAGGAAAATCATGATGAAATCAATGCTGATTTCGTGAACAAAGCTCAAGATCTAGGAAAACAAGCATCTGAACGGTTCACTGAAGTGAAAACACAACTTGAAACTGGTGAACTGAAAGTTGAAGACTTGGTCAAATCTGGCAAGGAAAAATCTTTGGAAACCTTTGAACAAATCAAAGAAAAAATTGCAGAACAAAATCTTTCTACAGCGGATATTCTGGATGCAATTAAAGCTAAAACCGCTAAAGCACCAACAGTTGATGTAACGGCTGATGATATAGAAGATGCTGTGGTAGTTTCAGAGGATATTGAAATTGATATTGATTCTGTTGTTGTTGAACCTACTGTGGAGGAAGTAACTGAAGCACCAACAAATGATAGCGAAGAGTCTCACAACCTCTAA
- a CDS encoding HPr kinase/phosphorylase, translating into MTVYVKDLVDNLRIECAYSTEELLKKPITTADITRPGLEMTGYFDYYAPERIQLIGMKEWSYLTAMTGHNRYQVLSQMFQPETPVVIVARGLEIPEEMYKAAKEKQIAICRSKTATSRLSGELSSYLDSRLAQRTSVHGVLMDIYGMGVLIQGDSGIGKSETGLELVKRGHRLVADDRVDVFAKDDVTLWGEPAEILRHLLEIRGVGIIDVMSLHGASAVKDSSEVQLAVYLENFETGKVFDRLGNSGDTIEIAGITVPQIRIPVKTGRNISVVIEAAAMNYRAKQMGFDATKLFEERLSNLIEHNRSEN; encoded by the coding sequence ATGACCGTTTATGTAAAAGATCTGGTCGATAATCTGCGGATTGAATGTGCTTATAGTACTGAAGAGCTCCTGAAAAAACCAATTACAACGGCAGACATTACCCGTCCAGGATTGGAAATGACTGGCTACTTTGATTATTACGCCCCAGAACGCATTCAACTGATTGGTATGAAGGAATGGTCCTATTTGACAGCAATGACTGGTCATAACCGTTATCAGGTCCTTTCTCAAATGTTCCAACCAGAAACGCCTGTTGTTATTGTTGCCCGTGGTCTGGAAATTCCTGAAGAGATGTATAAGGCTGCTAAGGAAAAACAGATTGCAATTTGTAGAAGTAAAACTGCGACTAGTCGACTGTCAGGGGAACTCTCCTCTTATTTAGATAGTCGATTGGCACAACGTACCAGTGTTCATGGTGTCCTGATGGATATCTATGGCATGGGGGTTTTAATCCAAGGTGATTCTGGTATTGGTAAAAGTGAGACGGGCCTAGAGTTGGTTAAACGAGGACACCGATTGGTGGCTGATGACCGAGTTGATGTCTTTGCCAAAGATGATGTTACCCTTTGGGGTGAGCCTGCAGAAATACTTCGTCATTTATTGGAAATTAGAGGAGTTGGGATTATTGATGTGATGAGTCTACATGGTGCAAGTGCCGTTAAAGATTCATCAGAAGTGCAATTAGCAGTCTACCTTGAAAATTTTGAAACTGGCAAGGTGTTTGACCGACTGGGAAATTCTGGTGATACGATTGAGATTGCTGGGATAACGGTTCCTCAAATTCGTATACCTGTAAAAACAGGACGAAATATTTCTGTAGTGATTGAAGCAGCTGCAATGAATTACCGAGCAAAACAAATGGGATTTGATGCGACAAAATTATTTGAGGAGCGTCTTTCCAATTTAATTGAACACAATAGGAGTGAAAACTAA
- a CDS encoding DUF2974 domain-containing protein, which produces MPNLLDYIKNIKYDSFYDQAINKLDILALTELSYLPFDDLVPTEFTSSGIRIDKLFDAFNEKYNQKFPPFTMVTKSRLTLFELMASSKRYKYLKAFAYVNDYQIDLQQQFAAVSYHLDRDTVLTCFRGTDDTIIGWKEDFHMTYMKEIPAQQSASRYLQDIMAAQHSDFYVSGHSKGGNLAIYATSQLPPALQQYILIVYAFDAPGLHKQYLTSNGYLGIEQKIVPIIPQNSIVGMMLETPEKAQIVSSRTIGLLQHISFSWEVDGYDFRTAPALTEESLQIDRTLKAWTASLTEEELQAFFDLFFGIFIQAGIERFSDFVINPLQKLQEIDRLRKEFSPQEAEMMDKLIRMLFDTRYQIWLKGWNNRLPKPDLNFPDWNDLFTLPTINKNKS; this is translated from the coding sequence ATGCCAAATTTACTAGATTACATTAAAAATATCAAATACGATAGTTTCTATGACCAAGCTATTAATAAATTAGATATTCTAGCCTTGACAGAATTATCCTATCTCCCCTTTGACGATCTTGTTCCGACAGAATTCACCAGTTCTGGTATTCGTATTGATAAATTATTTGATGCTTTCAATGAAAAATACAATCAAAAATTTCCTCCTTTTACCATGGTCACAAAGAGCCGCTTAACTCTTTTTGAATTAATGGCTAGCTCAAAACGCTATAAATACTTGAAAGCATTTGCCTATGTTAATGATTATCAGATTGATTTACAACAACAATTTGCAGCAGTTAGCTATCACTTGGATAGAGATACAGTGTTGACCTGTTTCCGTGGCACCGATGATACCATCATTGGGTGGAAGGAAGATTTCCATATGACCTATATGAAGGAAATTCCTGCACAACAATCTGCCAGTCGCTATTTGCAGGATATCATGGCTGCTCAACATTCTGATTTTTATGTTTCAGGCCACTCGAAGGGTGGTAATTTAGCAATTTATGCTACTTCTCAACTCCCACCAGCCCTTCAACAATATATTTTGATTGTTTACGCTTTTGACGCTCCAGGACTTCATAAACAGTATTTGACGTCGAATGGGTATTTGGGAATCGAACAAAAAATTGTACCGATTATTCCTCAAAATTCCATTGTAGGGATGATGTTGGAAACACCAGAAAAAGCGCAAATAGTGAGCAGCCGCACAATCGGTTTATTACAACACATCAGCTTTTCTTGGGAGGTAGATGGGTACGATTTCCGGACCGCCCCAGCACTTACTGAAGAAAGTTTGCAAATCGACCGTACCTTAAAAGCATGGACTGCTAGTCTGACAGAGGAAGAATTACAAGCCTTTTTCGATCTATTTTTTGGTATTTTCATTCAAGCTGGTATCGAACGTTTTAGTGACTTTGTCATCAATCCCTTGCAAAAATTACAGGAGATTGATCGATTAAGAAAAGAATTCTCCCCTCAAGAAGCCGAGATGATGGATAAACTCATTCGCATGCTCTTTGATACCCGTTATCAAATCTGGCTAAAGGGATGGAATAATCGCCTCCCAAAACCCGACCTAAATTTCCCTGATTGGAACGATCTCTTTACTCTCCCAACTATCAATAAAAATAAAAGCTAG
- a CDS encoding DUF948 domain-containing protein, whose translation MIIEISVLIIALSIAAVAVYIILFLKKLNTVTDEAQQTLKVLTSDVNVTLYQTNELLAKTNVLVEDVNGKVATLDPLFVAVADLSTSVSDLNTSARNLTVKAKSAGASTVKAGGALSALSAISSLLGRKGEKNGKKI comes from the coding sequence ATGATTATTGAAATTTCAGTGTTGATTATTGCCTTGTCCATCGCGGCGGTGGCAGTATACATTATTTTGTTTTTAAAAAAATTGAATACAGTAACGGATGAAGCGCAACAGACCCTAAAGGTCTTGACTAGTGATGTGAATGTGACACTCTACCAGACCAATGAGCTATTAGCTAAAACCAATGTCTTGGTAGAAGATGTCAATGGAAAAGTTGCAACACTCGATCCGCTATTTGTAGCAGTGGCAGACTTGTCAACTTCTGTTTCTGACCTGAATACATCAGCAAGAAATTTGACAGTCAAGGCTAAGTCTGCTGGAGCAAGTACAGTGAAGGCAGGTGGAGCGCTCTCTGCACTGTCAGCTATCTCATCTCTCTTAGGTAGGAAAGGAGAAAAAAATGGTAAGAAAATCTAG
- a CDS encoding PspC domain-containing protein: MSIDLYRVRKGKVVSGVLAGIAHKLGWEAWLVRALFIAGLLFGKSFILLIALYAAAVYFLPYKEDKDAEKYGTGPRKIKDAEKIHKSWFE; encoded by the coding sequence ATGTCAATTGATTTGTATAGAGTAAGAAAGGGAAAAGTTGTGTCTGGCGTTCTTGCAGGCATTGCTCATAAATTAGGATGGGAAGCATGGCTTGTTCGAGCCCTCTTTATAGCAGGTCTTCTATTTGGAAAATCTTTTATCTTGTTAATCGCCCTTTACGCAGCAGCAGTTTACTTCTTACCATATAAGGAAGATAAGGATGCCGAGAAATATGGAACTGGCCCGCGTAAGATAAAAGATGCTGAGAAGATACATAAATCTTGGTTTGAATAA
- a CDS encoding sensor histidine kinase, which translates to MNKNDVGSVFYQFLGSWLGHRWIFLLAIIVFSGITLGFGSLFEIDSNLIIYALTLLSLCWFLALLFDLLVEFSRFRKIWRGQKVASMTASERCLQEKLERLEVENKSLFEKQRKDKAELDDYYTLWVHQMKTPIAASHLLINEIETSQIRHQLESELFKIEQYTGLVLNYLRLQSFHDDLVIEPVHLDELIRTLVKKYSLFFIQSNNRLDLGQLDRIVRTDKRWLGLLIEQILSNALKYCQKGTISIVLDGDDLVIGDTGIGIAESDLERVFERGFSGFNGRRTQQSSGLGLYLSRKIAAELGYSLKLSSKVGQGTEVRIGIKEVELVLD; encoded by the coding sequence ATGAATAAAAATGATGTTGGTAGCGTTTTTTATCAATTTCTAGGTTCCTGGCTAGGCCATCGTTGGATTTTTCTCCTTGCTATTATCGTTTTTTCGGGGATTACTCTAGGATTCGGCTCTCTTTTTGAAATAGACAGCAATTTAATCATCTATGCCCTTACCCTTCTCAGTCTCTGCTGGTTTCTTGCTCTTTTGTTCGACCTTCTTGTCGAGTTTTCTCGTTTTAGAAAAATCTGGCGTGGTCAGAAGGTCGCATCAATGACAGCTAGTGAGCGTTGCTTACAGGAGAAGTTGGAAAGACTGGAAGTCGAAAACAAATCACTCTTTGAAAAGCAGCGAAAGGACAAGGCTGAATTAGATGATTACTATACCCTATGGGTTCATCAAATGAAAACACCCATAGCAGCAAGCCACCTCTTAATCAATGAAATTGAGACCAGTCAAATTCGTCACCAATTAGAATCTGAGTTGTTCAAGATAGAGCAGTATACTGGTTTGGTCCTGAATTACTTGCGACTCCAGTCTTTTCATGATGATTTAGTCATTGAACCTGTTCATTTAGATGAGCTTATCAGGACTTTGGTGAAGAAGTATTCTCTCTTTTTTATACAGTCTAATAATCGTTTGGACTTAGGACAACTGGATCGGATTGTAAGGACTGATAAACGATGGCTAGGACTTCTGATTGAGCAAATTTTATCCAATGCCCTCAAGTATTGTCAGAAAGGGACCATTTCGATTGTTTTGGACGGAGATGATTTGGTCATTGGTGATACAGGAATCGGGATTGCAGAGAGTGATTTGGAACGGGTCTTTGAACGTGGATTTTCAGGATTTAATGGTCGTAGAACACAGCAATCTTCGGGACTTGGGCTTTATCTTTCACGTAAAATCGCAGCGGAGCTGGGCTATTCCCTAAAACTAAGCTCCAAAGTGGGACAAGGCACAGAAGTTCGGATTGGTATCAAGGAGGTGGAACTGGTTTTGGATTAA